From a region of the Neobacillus niacini genome:
- a CDS encoding HupE/UreJ family protein, translated as MISCFDKKRQVLKFHFKPNRLLNYLAILTMILMLFPSSAHAHAYSASYTTIKMDQDKTEFIFSIDSLSIIELIEGIDKNKNNELEKSEVKEGNHELEELVHHHLTLDLNNRQQEPALEKMVLEKKEDKNFLSYHLTFPAFSAGDTLSLNDGLYVNDPDTNYVNLISFEFAGTTGQAILQGKERTWTILLAEAQEEQLEDGQTAQPEENQPQQEQSEATPQVETSNSSSWFSFFKLGMLHILTGYDHLLFLLALLLRKQTFKQYAAIITSFTIAHSITISLAVLGIITLPSRFVESIIAFSIVYVALENIFRKEIRHRWGLTFLFGLIHGLGFANILREMNIPKSDLAVALVNFNIGIEVVQLALVLLVLPLLTYMFKLKSSKIIIKIGSTIVAALGAFWLIERLFS; from the coding sequence GTGATCTCGTGTTTCGACAAAAAAAGACAAGTTTTGAAATTTCATTTTAAACCAAATAGATTACTTAATTATCTTGCTATTTTAACTATGATATTGATGTTATTCCCCTCATCCGCACATGCGCATGCATATAGCGCAAGTTATACAACTATAAAGATGGATCAGGATAAAACAGAATTTATTTTTTCTATTGATTCCTTGTCAATTATTGAATTAATAGAGGGGATTGATAAAAATAAAAACAATGAACTCGAAAAGTCGGAAGTAAAAGAGGGAAATCATGAATTAGAGGAACTTGTTCATCACCATTTAACACTAGACCTAAACAATCGTCAGCAAGAACCTGCATTGGAAAAAATGGTCCTGGAGAAAAAGGAAGATAAGAATTTTTTAAGCTATCATCTAACTTTTCCAGCTTTTTCGGCGGGAGACACCCTGAGCCTTAATGATGGTCTATATGTAAATGATCCAGATACCAATTACGTTAACTTAATTTCCTTTGAGTTTGCTGGTACGACTGGTCAGGCGATTTTGCAAGGAAAAGAGCGAACTTGGACAATTCTTTTGGCTGAAGCACAGGAGGAGCAGCTAGAAGATGGACAAACGGCTCAACCTGAAGAGAATCAACCACAACAGGAGCAATCAGAAGCAACTCCTCAAGTAGAGACTTCTAATTCCTCATCCTGGTTTTCCTTTTTCAAGCTTGGAATGCTCCATATCTTAACGGGCTATGATCATCTATTATTTCTATTAGCCTTACTTTTGAGAAAACAAACGTTCAAACAATACGCAGCAATCATTACGTCGTTTACAATTGCACATAGTATTACCATAAGTCTTGCTGTTTTAGGTATTATCACATTGCCTTCTCGATTTGTTGAATCTATCATTGCATTTAGTATTGTGTACGTGGCACTCGAAAACATTTTTAGAAAAGAAATCCGGCACCGCTGGGGCCTTACCTTCTTATTCGGATTAATTCACGGACTTGGATTCGCAAATATCTTAAGGGAAATGAATATCCCAAAGAGTGATTTAGCGGTTGCACTCGTGAATTTCAACATCGGTATCGAAGTCGTTCAGTTAGCGCTAGTACTATTAGTTCTTCCACTTCTAACCTACATGTTCAAGCTCAAATCATCTAAAATAATTATTAAAATCGGATCCACTATAGTAGCTGCATTAGGGGCATTTTGGCTCATAGAAAGACTATTCTCATAA
- a CDS encoding molybdopterin oxidoreductase family protein, which translates to MELNGVFRSVCPLDCPDQCGLLLHKEDGRIVKVEGDPEHPVTKGNICNKVRNMAARIYDENRLKYPMRRIGAKGEGKFERISWDEAIATITSKWKTLIESDGPESILPYSFYGNMGLLNAEGMDRRFFHRMGASQLDRSICSSAGSVGYRYTMGGSYGIDPEDTIHSKLIIFWGINAASTNMHQVALAQKARKNNGAQIVVIDVHKNQTGRLADWFIPILPGTDSALALGIMHILFAENMVDSSFLHQYTVGYEELREHVIQYDPSTVSEITGVPVDDIYKLARMYGTISPSFIRIGNGPQHHDNGGMFVRTVSCLPALTGQWLIKGGGAIKGNSGFLTTNTTKLQLPRLLKNKQTRVINMNLLGEALLTVDPPVKSLYVYSCNPAVVAPEGNKVRKGLERDDLFVVVHDLFLTETAKYADILLPATSSFENTDVYTSYWHHYIQIQQPVIEVYGESKSNVDVFRLLAKGMGFEESAFEDTEAEMIAQALNQPANPYLQGMDFETLVEKQFMKAWVKPLFPGKLRTPSRKIELYSKRMKANGYPPLPTYIPLTNDGEHPYQFIPAPNHNFLNSTFSNNQKHISLEKAPRLYMNSKDAKASGIEDGEQVRIWNQRGECLLKVSVGENVLPGVVVTQGLWADLEGTKQLVNTLTPDRIADMGGGATFFSGRVSVEKMK; encoded by the coding sequence ATGGAACTTAATGGCGTTTTTAGATCTGTTTGCCCGCTCGATTGTCCGGATCAGTGTGGTTTGCTGCTGCATAAAGAGGATGGAAGGATTGTTAAGGTTGAGGGTGATCCGGAGCATCCTGTGACGAAGGGGAATATTTGTAATAAGGTTCGGAATATGGCGGCAAGGATTTATGATGAAAACCGTCTGAAATATCCTATGAGGAGAATTGGAGCTAAAGGTGAGGGTAAGTTTGAACGGATCAGCTGGGATGAAGCCATAGCTACAATAACTTCCAAGTGGAAAACACTTATCGAATCAGACGGTCCAGAAAGTATCCTCCCTTATAGTTTTTATGGAAACATGGGACTGCTGAATGCGGAGGGGATGGACCGCCGATTCTTTCACCGTATGGGCGCATCACAATTGGACCGGAGTATCTGCTCTTCTGCTGGCTCTGTTGGATACAGATACACGATGGGTGGCAGCTACGGAATTGATCCAGAAGATACGATTCATTCCAAGTTGATAATCTTTTGGGGGATTAACGCGGCTAGTACCAATATGCACCAAGTGGCACTCGCTCAGAAAGCCCGCAAAAACAACGGCGCTCAAATTGTGGTTATTGATGTGCATAAAAACCAAACTGGAAGATTAGCAGATTGGTTTATTCCAATTTTACCAGGGACTGATAGTGCTCTCGCTTTGGGAATCATGCATATTTTATTTGCTGAAAACATGGTGGACTCTTCCTTTTTACACCAATATACAGTTGGATATGAGGAACTTCGCGAGCATGTTATTCAATATGATCCTAGTACAGTATCAGAAATTACAGGTGTTCCTGTTGATGATATTTATAAGCTTGCTAGAATGTATGGGACTATCTCGCCTTCTTTTATTCGGATTGGCAACGGTCCGCAGCACCATGACAATGGCGGTATGTTTGTCCGAACGGTTTCATGTCTTCCGGCATTGACAGGTCAATGGCTCATCAAAGGCGGCGGTGCCATAAAAGGAAATTCAGGGTTTCTAACGACCAACACTACAAAACTGCAGCTTCCAAGATTACTGAAAAATAAACAGACGCGGGTAATTAATATGAACTTGCTTGGAGAAGCTTTGTTAACAGTGGACCCGCCTGTAAAATCACTGTACGTATACAGTTGTAACCCTGCGGTAGTTGCTCCTGAAGGGAATAAAGTCAGAAAGGGGCTTGAGCGTGACGATTTATTTGTCGTGGTTCACGATTTATTTTTAACCGAGACCGCCAAATACGCTGATATACTCCTTCCTGCAACATCGTCTTTTGAGAATACAGATGTTTACACGTCGTACTGGCACCATTACATTCAGATTCAGCAGCCAGTCATAGAAGTCTATGGAGAGTCAAAATCCAATGTAGACGTTTTCCGTCTTTTGGCCAAAGGAATGGGCTTTGAAGAATCTGCATTTGAGGATACAGAAGCAGAAATGATTGCACAAGCACTTAATCAACCAGCCAACCCGTATTTGCAAGGAATGGACTTTGAAACTTTAGTAGAGAAGCAGTTTATGAAAGCGTGGGTAAAGCCACTGTTTCCAGGAAAGTTGCGAACACCTAGCAGGAAAATTGAATTGTACTCAAAGCGGATGAAAGCAAATGGATATCCTCCACTGCCAACTTATATACCCTTAACTAATGACGGAGAGCATCCTTATCAATTTATCCCTGCACCCAATCATAATTTCTTAAACTCTACCTTTTCAAATAATCAAAAGCACATCAGCCTTGAAAAGGCACCACGATTATATATGAATAGCAAGGACGCTAAGGCTTCTGGTATTGAAGATGGTGAACAGGTCCGGATCTGGAACCAGCGCGGTGAATGTCTGTTAAAAGTGAGTGTAGGCGAAAACGTCCTTCCAGGAGTAGTTGTCACCCAAGGACTCTGGGCGGATTTAGAAGGTACAAAACAGCTCGTAAACACCCTAACTCCTGACCGTATCGCCGACATGGGCGGAGGCGCAACCTTCTTTTCGGGAAGAGTAAGTGTAGAAAAAATGAAGTAA
- a CDS encoding IS1182 family transposase, translating into MLTKNTQTNRDQIEMIALEQLVPVNHLVRKIEAAIDFSFIYSLVQDMYSSERGRPSIDPVVLIKMAFIQYTFGIRSMRKTIEEIETNTAYRWFLGFGFYDKVPHFSTFGKNYERRFKDTDLFEQIFYRILKEASEKKLISSEHVFIDSTHVKASANKKKFEKKVVRKESKAYEARLQEEINKDREDHGKKPFPPDKFDKEELKEIKESTTDPESGYYVKDERTKQFAYSFHAAADRNGFVLGAIVTPGNIHDSVVFEPLLEKIIEKHGKPEAVAADAGYKTSPIAQYVFEHDMTPVLPYTRPRTKEGYLKKQEYVYDEYYDCYICPQGQVLKYSTTTKDGKRQYFSNPIECQNCPLLSQCTQSKEHKKLIERHVWEHYLEEADHLRHTQENKTIYARRKETIERVFADAKEKHGMRWTTLRGLKKLSMQAMLTFAAMNLKKMANWTWKGPEMA; encoded by the coding sequence ATGCTTACTAAAAATACACAGACAAATCGTGACCAAATAGAAATGATTGCTTTAGAACAACTAGTACCTGTAAACCATTTGGTCCGCAAAATCGAAGCGGCTATTGATTTTTCATTTATCTATTCACTCGTTCAAGACATGTATTCTTCTGAACGGGGACGTCCGAGTATTGACCCTGTAGTATTGATTAAGATGGCTTTCATCCAATATACCTTCGGTATTCGCTCCATGCGTAAAACTATTGAAGAAATCGAAACCAATACGGCATATCGATGGTTTTTAGGCTTTGGTTTTTATGATAAGGTACCTCACTTTTCAACTTTTGGTAAAAACTACGAGCGACGCTTTAAGGATACCGATTTATTTGAGCAGATTTTCTATCGAATTTTGAAGGAAGCCTCAGAGAAGAAATTGATTAGTAGTGAGCACGTATTTATTGATTCTACTCATGTAAAGGCTAGCGCAAACAAGAAGAAATTTGAGAAGAAAGTAGTTAGAAAAGAATCGAAAGCATATGAGGCACGTCTACAAGAAGAGATCAATAAAGACCGAGAAGATCACGGAAAAAAGCCATTTCCTCCAGATAAGTTTGATAAAGAAGAATTAAAAGAAATTAAAGAAAGCACGACTGACCCAGAGAGTGGTTATTACGTAAAGGACGAACGAACGAAACAGTTCGCATATTCATTTCATGCAGCTGCGGATCGAAATGGTTTTGTTTTGGGGGCAATTGTAACGCCGGGGAATATTCATGATAGCGTTGTTTTCGAGCCACTACTCGAGAAGATAATAGAGAAACATGGAAAACCTGAAGCTGTTGCGGCTGACGCTGGTTATAAAACATCTCCAATTGCCCAATATGTATTTGAACACGATATGACACCAGTTCTACCATATACTCGCCCTCGTACAAAAGAAGGTTATCTTAAAAAACAAGAGTATGTTTACGATGAGTACTACGATTGTTATATCTGTCCGCAAGGACAAGTATTGAAATATTCAACGACGACGAAGGATGGAAAGCGCCAGTATTTCTCTAATCCGATTGAATGTCAAAATTGTCCATTGCTTTCCCAATGCACTCAGAGTAAAGAACATAAAAAACTCATTGAGCGTCATGTGTGGGAACACTATTTGGAGGAAGCGGATCACCTTCGTCATACTCAAGAGAATAAAACCATTTATGCACGTCGTAAAGAAACGATTGAACGTGTCTTTGCGGATGCTAAGGAAAAGCATGGTATGCGTTGGACAACCTTAAGAGGTTTAAAAAAATTGTCCATGCAGGCGATGCTTACTTTTGCTGCCATGAACTTGAAAAAGATGGCCAACTGGACCTGGAAAGGTCCAGAAATGGCGTAA
- a CDS encoding DUF4350 domain-containing protein, whose product MNFSKGKEFKRWTSTFIVFLLLVSTFLPSGLMGKANAKMAEHVVISQVFGGGGNSGAPYKQDFVELYNPTDQPIEMVNWQIQYTSSTGTFSSTSNAAAINKTIPAHGYLLIVLSAGAGAVTDITALADMTAGINMSGTNGKVRIVDADKNVVDLVGFGSANEFEGTKGTNTLSNSTSAQRRPYSKVDPAPGKGNAWDSDDNSLDFFVGPVTAPRNTASPTEAPMVPEVSLDPIGLNIQLKQNGTSYTVTGTAGAAVAQSTVNVYASASKGNALGTAVAAEDGSFTINFNSETALPFVYVSSIQGSMDESAGIEIKVATASKDIAVEQLSYMVDGSGKGTLIGNAGTAVANSVINVYSDANKTQSLATKEAGTKGEFNLAFEAAPTTVYVTQITSSSKGIMLESAPVAIEKAVLDNVTSINVVKETDDKGILKSLNSFFTVEGVVTVQNGVLGTQKNNYYIQDATGGINVFGSFDSGLTIQRGDKLKVTGKVIVYNGLTEFEPTAIVKVSEGNPIPAVKDITILDLNTFTVAEPLEGSLIKVSGKVSALAATGANYNVTLVDENNKSTTIRVMGTTGIKPDTDLVVGNSYAITGIVGQYTTNATHVNGYQVFPRDVKDITAMLNLSHTPLTEVFKDTNIEFVAIASGAESVTVYYRAKGANEYTALPMTSTTEGRYTATLTAGSVPANGFEYYIEAKNGEKTQTSGKSDTPLQVTLIADTFAPEFLSETPANGTRVESPRPEISVVMEDPSEVDTTTVKVWFDGTQVTNATIGKKQVKFTPEQDLNIGVHTVKVEATDSKGNKGTKEWTFESVPRFTGGQHFRGTTHNHTNISHDGAGSPEAAVAAGKKYGYDWFAFSDHSHDIDPTLLGQDTVVRDGMQERKGGSDWQLTKDLADQNTKNGEYVVFPAFEMTSTTWGHSNIFGSENFIDRNINGKQYQDLNQYYAWVMTYDDIVGQFNHPDMSNNAFNNFKPYNKEVDQLFTMLEVGNGSGHYAYANAEKKFFSVLDLGWQVAPTYGEDNHEGTWGQTMARTVIVADDLTQASLLHSMRNMRVYMVEDPNFTLDVLANGYYMGSTVDSKDLKFKISGSDLVAEDRSMSEYNYLAADYKSDDRVEKVELVTNGGVVVDSYSPMTKDFTWEPSYNVAGGQQWFVVRVTQADGERMYSAPIWSKEEAVDVRVNGIDVEGEVIFEGNPATLKASVSNNGTQSVQNVNVNLYYDEVKEANLIGTQTLSSIVSKGVGTASFTWNNTIKGDHKLIAVASSDYGTHQFTLDVSVKEPLGLKVMIDAKHNNENTSSDGGTYKDNLKAFTVLLQKEGYTVVENKETITDAVLSTVKVLVITHNRNAFTADESAAIAKFVKNGGSVLFASKSNNSTDPTINNSLLGEIGSTIRMGNDGVFDDSKEGNFWSDPKVSPFAVRVFPSLVSNYITDRVSFLDYYSGTSLSAANNQPLTDGGKVTILAKGNETTYQGNIKGGYTYDAVSDAVGGSAIPLIASEEIGENGRIIVSGMNIFNDKQIDESYEPKGNDEFSLNAINWLAGRGTKVTKIGDARKLADDSQTVIEGTVTTGAGVFFDAFYVQDETGGIMAFQEVPADSIKPGDKVRIYGHIIEFDGNKEIEFTSFNQDVIKIGSGEPLQPKEVATGEATSDANQGLLVKVKGKVVSIFDDNSYVINDGSGDVLVFTDGYIVNQSGPVPVLKVGDTLEAVGLSGTFADGTRIRVRDTKELVGTDTSIPEVPFINGVTDQDTTISGTAEVNSVVTAKVDGVEIGKATADTEGKFTIAIAVQNAGTKLLVTATDASGNVSEEAEVTVLDVTAPGAPVVNGVNDNDLSISGKAEPGAIVTAKVNGKEIGTATADAEGNFTINIAKQVAGAVIHVTAADASKNESTDAQVTVTDEVVTKVSVTSNVTGNHAFKNLHQFTAVSEGSRYAVYRFLLQDEKGNITLLQDYGVNSTVSWTPKLPGTYTIIVLAKDKYNNGFLSSYHEAETKLTFTVNPSKGK is encoded by the coding sequence ATGAATTTTAGCAAAGGGAAAGAATTTAAACGCTGGACAAGCACATTCATTGTGTTTCTCTTATTAGTTAGCACCTTTTTGCCGAGCGGCTTAATGGGGAAAGCCAATGCCAAAATGGCAGAACACGTTGTGATTAGCCAAGTATTTGGCGGGGGAGGTAACAGCGGGGCTCCATATAAACAGGACTTCGTCGAATTGTATAACCCGACTGATCAGCCAATTGAAATGGTAAATTGGCAAATCCAATACACATCGAGTACTGGAACATTTTCAAGTACCTCAAATGCAGCGGCAATCAATAAAACGATTCCAGCTCATGGCTACTTGCTGATTGTTCTTAGCGCAGGTGCAGGAGCCGTTACTGACATTACTGCATTAGCAGATATGACGGCAGGAATTAATATGTCTGGTACAAATGGAAAAGTACGTATTGTTGATGCAGATAAAAATGTAGTAGATTTAGTTGGCTTTGGTAGTGCAAATGAATTTGAGGGTACTAAAGGTACAAATACTCTATCAAATTCAACTAGTGCTCAGCGTAGACCCTATTCAAAAGTAGACCCGGCTCCTGGTAAAGGAAATGCATGGGATTCTGACGATAACTCTCTTGATTTCTTTGTGGGTCCGGTAACAGCACCTAGAAATACTGCTAGTCCAACAGAAGCTCCAATGGTTCCAGAAGTTAGTTTGGATCCAATTGGATTAAATATTCAATTAAAACAAAATGGCACATCTTATACAGTAACAGGTACTGCCGGTGCGGCTGTTGCTCAGTCAACTGTTAATGTTTATGCAAGCGCATCCAAGGGTAATGCTCTCGGAACAGCTGTGGCAGCAGAAGACGGCTCTTTTACAATTAACTTTAATTCAGAAACAGCTTTGCCATTTGTCTATGTGTCGTCCATTCAGGGTAGCATGGACGAAAGTGCTGGTATAGAAATTAAAGTTGCAACCGCAAGCAAAGACATTGCTGTTGAACAATTAAGTTACATGGTAGACGGCAGTGGTAAAGGGACTTTAATTGGTAATGCAGGAACAGCAGTTGCTAATTCGGTTATCAATGTTTATTCCGATGCTAACAAGACACAAAGCCTGGCAACAAAAGAGGCAGGTACTAAAGGGGAATTCAACCTAGCTTTTGAAGCTGCTCCAACAACGGTTTATGTAACACAAATTACTAGCAGCAGCAAAGGGATCATGCTTGAAAGTGCTCCAGTTGCCATTGAAAAAGCTGTATTAGATAATGTTACGTCCATTAACGTTGTAAAAGAAACAGATGACAAAGGAATCTTAAAGAGCCTAAACAGTTTCTTTACTGTTGAAGGAGTAGTAACCGTTCAAAATGGTGTCCTTGGAACGCAGAAAAATAACTATTATATCCAAGATGCAACTGGCGGTATCAACGTATTTGGAAGCTTTGATTCAGGACTTACTATTCAACGCGGTGACAAACTAAAAGTAACGGGTAAAGTCATTGTTTATAACGGTTTAACCGAGTTTGAACCAACCGCAATTGTTAAAGTCAGCGAAGGAAATCCAATTCCAGCTGTGAAGGATATTACTATTCTTGATTTAAATACATTTACAGTGGCTGAGCCTCTTGAAGGAAGCCTTATAAAAGTAAGTGGTAAAGTATCTGCTTTGGCAGCTACAGGCGCTAATTACAATGTTACATTGGTAGATGAAAATAATAAATCAACTACAATCAGGGTTATGGGTACTACAGGTATTAAACCTGATACAGATCTTGTGGTTGGCAACAGCTATGCCATTACTGGTATTGTTGGACAATATACAACAAATGCAACACATGTTAATGGATATCAAGTATTCCCGCGTGATGTAAAAGATATCACGGCAATGTTAAACCTTAGTCACACTCCGTTAACAGAAGTATTTAAAGATACAAATATCGAATTTGTTGCGATTGCAAGCGGAGCAGAGTCTGTTACAGTTTACTACCGTGCGAAAGGTGCAAACGAGTATACAGCACTTCCGATGACTTCAACAACTGAGGGTCGTTATACGGCTACTCTTACTGCAGGAAGCGTACCTGCAAATGGTTTCGAATATTATATTGAAGCAAAAAATGGAGAAAAGACGCAGACATCTGGCAAAAGTGATACACCTCTTCAAGTAACCTTGATTGCAGACACCTTTGCTCCAGAATTTTTAAGCGAAACTCCTGCTAATGGTACAAGAGTTGAAAGTCCAAGACCGGAAATTTCAGTTGTGATGGAAGACCCAAGTGAAGTAGACACAACAACTGTTAAGGTTTGGTTTGATGGAACTCAGGTAACAAACGCAACAATCGGTAAAAAACAGGTGAAATTCACACCTGAACAGGATCTTAATATCGGTGTTCATACCGTTAAGGTTGAAGCAACTGACTCTAAAGGTAATAAAGGTACGAAAGAATGGACATTTGAATCTGTTCCTCGTTTCACTGGCGGTCAGCATTTCCGTGGAACAACTCACAATCATACCAATATTTCACATGATGGTGCAGGCAGTCCAGAAGCAGCGGTTGCTGCTGGTAAAAAATACGGATATGACTGGTTTGCTTTCTCTGACCACTCACACGATATCGATCCAACCTTACTTGGTCAGGACACGGTTGTTCGTGATGGTATGCAAGAACGTAAAGGTGGTTCAGACTGGCAGTTAACAAAGGATTTAGCTGATCAAAACACGAAAAATGGTGAATATGTCGTTTTCCCAGCATTTGAAATGACTTCTACAACATGGGGACATTCCAATATCTTTGGATCAGAGAACTTCATTGACCGTAATATTAACGGCAAGCAATACCAAGATTTAAACCAATATTATGCATGGGTAATGACATACGATGATATCGTTGGTCAGTTTAACCACCCGGACATGTCAAACAATGCATTCAACAACTTCAAACCTTATAACAAAGAAGTGGACCAACTGTTCACTATGTTAGAAGTTGGTAATGGTTCAGGACACTATGCATATGCGAACGCTGAGAAGAAGTTCTTTTCTGTACTAGATTTAGGCTGGCAGGTTGCTCCAACTTATGGTGAAGATAACCATGAAGGTACATGGGGACAAACAATGGCACGTACAGTAATCGTAGCTGACGATCTTACACAAGCGTCTCTATTACACTCTATGCGTAATATGCGTGTATACATGGTAGAAGATCCAAACTTTACACTAGATGTGTTAGCAAACGGCTATTACATGGGTTCAACTGTAGATAGCAAGGATTTGAAGTTCAAAATTTCAGGAAGTGACTTAGTTGCTGAAGATCGCTCTATGAGTGAGTATAACTACTTAGCAGCTGATTATAAATCTGATGATAGAGTTGAAAAAGTAGAATTAGTCACAAATGGCGGCGTGGTTGTTGATTCCTATTCGCCAATGACAAAAGATTTCACATGGGAACCATCTTACAATGTGGCTGGCGGACAACAATGGTTTGTTGTTCGAGTAACACAAGCAGATGGTGAAAGAATGTACTCTGCTCCAATCTGGTCAAAAGAAGAAGCAGTTGACGTTCGTGTGAACGGAATCGACGTTGAAGGCGAAGTGATTTTTGAAGGCAATCCAGCTACTTTAAAGGCAAGTGTAAGCAATAACGGAACACAAAGTGTACAAAATGTAAATGTAAATCTTTACTACGATGAGGTAAAAGAAGCGAACCTTATTGGGACACAAACCCTTTCTTCCATCGTATCAAAGGGTGTTGGAACTGCAAGCTTTACGTGGAACAACACAATAAAAGGCGATCACAAATTAATCGCTGTGGCTTCGTCTGATTATGGGACGCACCAATTTACCCTAGATGTTAGTGTAAAAGAGCCACTAGGATTAAAAGTAATGATCGATGCGAAACACAACAATGAAAACACAAGTTCAGACGGTGGAACATACAAAGACAACCTTAAAGCCTTTACCGTTCTTTTACAAAAAGAAGGTTATACAGTTGTTGAAAACAAAGAAACCATTACGGATGCAGTATTGAGCACTGTAAAAGTTTTAGTCATTACACACAATCGAAATGCGTTTACAGCAGATGAAAGTGCAGCGATTGCCAAATTTGTAAAAAATGGCGGCTCCGTCTTGTTTGCAAGTAAAAGCAATAACAGCACGGATCCTACAATCAACAACTCTTTATTAGGGGAAATTGGTTCAACGATTCGAATGGGTAATGATGGAGTATTTGATGATAGTAAAGAAGGTAACTTCTGGAGCGATCCAAAGGTAAGCCCATTTGCAGTCCGCGTATTCCCAAGCTTAGTTTCTAATTATATTACGGACCGCGTATCATTCTTAGATTACTATAGTGGAACTAGTTTATCCGCAGCTAATAACCAACCATTAACGGATGGCGGCAAGGTTACAATTTTAGCAAAAGGAAATGAAACCACTTATCAAGGTAATATTAAGGGCGGCTACACGTACGACGCAGTATCAGATGCTGTTGGCGGTTCAGCAATTCCATTAATTGCATCAGAAGAAATCGGAGAAAATGGACGTATTATCGTTTCTGGTATGAACATTTTCAATGATAAGCAAATTGATGAATCATACGAGCCAAAAGGAAATGACGAGTTCTCTCTCAATGCCATTAACTGGCTGGCAGGACGCGGAACAAAAGTAACAAAAATTGGCGATGCACGTAAGTTAGCAGATGATTCTCAAACTGTTATTGAAGGAACTGTAACAACAGGTGCAGGAGTATTCTTCGATGCATTCTATGTACAAGATGAAACTGGCGGAATCATGGCATTCCAAGAAGTTCCAGCAGATAGCATTAAACCAGGTGATAAGGTTCGTATCTACGGACATATTATTGAGTTTGATGGAAACAAAGAAATTGAGTTTACTAGCTTTAATCAGGATGTAATAAAAATTGGTTCAGGTGAACCTTTACAGCCTAAAGAAGTAGCTACAGGTGAAGCAACCTCCGATGCAAACCAAGGTCTGCTTGTTAAGGTAAAAGGTAAGGTAGTATCCATTTTTGACGATAATTCTTATGTGATCAATGATGGGTCAGGCGACGTTTTAGTCTTCACAGATGGTTACATTGTGAACCAAAGCGGTCCAGTCCCTGTGCTTAAAGTGGGCGATACCCTTGAAGCAGTAGGTCTATCTGGTACTTTTGCAGACGGTACACGTATCCGTGTGAGAGATACGAAAGAATTGGTTGGTACTGATACTAGTATACCAGAAGTGCCGTTTATAAATGGTGTAACAGATCAAGACACAACAATTAGCGGAACAGCAGAAGTAAATTCTGTAGTAACAGCAAAAGTGGATGGAGTAGAAATCGGTAAGGCAACCGCTGATACCGAGGGCAAATTCACAATCGCTATTGCTGTGCAAAATGCAGGTACGAAGTTACTTGTGACTGCAACTGACGCTTCTGGCAATGTTAGTGAAGAGGCAGAGGTTACCGTTCTTGACGTTACGGCTCCAGGAGCACCAGTTGTAAATGGAGTTAATGATAATGACCTATCTATTAGTGGAAAAGCAGAACCAGGTGCAATTGTAACAGCAAAGGTTAATGGTAAAGAAATTGGTACAGCTACAGCGGATGCAGAGGGCAATTTCACGATTAACATTGCAAAACAAGTAGCAGGTGCAGTGATTCATGTGACTGCTGCAGATGCTTCCAAAAATGAAAGTACAGATGCTCAAGTAACCGTTACAGATGAAGTAGTGACGAAAGTCAGTGTTACCTCTAATGTGACGGGGAACCATGCATTTAAGAACCTACACCAGTTCACTGCTGTGTCAGAAGGAAGCAGATATGCTGTATATCGCTTTTTACTCCAAGATGAAAAGGGAAATATTACCCTTTTACAGGATTATGGAGTAAACAGCACAGTTTCATGGACGCCAAAATTGCCTGGAACCTATACAATCATTGTTTTAGCTAAAGATAAATACAATAATGGTTTCTTATCAAGCTACCATGAGGCTGAAACAAAATTAACCTTTACCGTCAATCCAAGTAAGGGAAAATAA